In Limisalsivibrio acetivorans, one genomic interval encodes:
- a CDS encoding glycosyltransferase: MAKADLHCHSKFSNHPTEWFLQRLGSAESYTEPDFIYNTMKERGMDFVTVTDHNKIDASMYLHEKHPEDTFTGVESTVYFPEDGCKIHCLVYGLNESQFSEIQKIRRNIYDFRDYIREQNLAYSLAHGTYSVNNRLKIEHLEKLVLLFDVFEGINGGRGKLHNQTWVNVLEGLTPEKIDELYDKYRIEPFSTSSWIKGFTGGSDDHAGLFLGNTYTITKASTPEEFINKLRTRQTRHAGNYSNFHTLAFTVYKIAYDFTQHNKNKAAGAESLFNNITNQIFTDRKPTFMERLRMKGFKIKNRNRSRDASRVRAELIELVEEVRGISDTNTNKKLEVVYDKAANIADEYLKMAISGVNLDKNNFKLDELLKSINSVLPGIFLSVPFFTSFTHMYKDRGILDELERRFSIRSVNNKKRILWFTDTINDLNGVSVTLRTVGRLAAEQGYDLKLIGSLTDDEVDHRLPENFVNLKPVHAFKLPYYEKLLVKIPSVLKSLEDIYNFDPDEVYISTPGPVGLLGLLASKLLSVKSYGIYHTDFTKECYEITGNDSLKTLVESYTRWFFDAVVELKTTSREYMLYMERRGISREKMSVFNRGIDTRLFRPVKREKTADDPFVIAYAGRISKDKNLEFYFDLCKRINARFDNIRFVMAGDGPFIDETKSAAKELGNMEILNEIEHDRMPEMYASSDLFVFPSNTDTFGMVVLEAQACGVPAVVSDEGGPKEIIKDGETGFVCTANNVEEWEERISSLIEMARTSPAEYEKYSIAARARVMEVFNWDKVLQDIFLKKKPELSQENSGENGEEPGRRFSVA; this comes from the coding sequence ATGGCTAAGGCTGACCTGCACTGTCACTCCAAGTTCTCAAACCACCCCACTGAGTGGTTCCTGCAGAGACTTGGTTCAGCAGAGTCCTACACAGAACCCGACTTCATCTATAACACTATGAAGGAAAGGGGAATGGATTTCGTTACCGTAACCGACCACAATAAAATAGACGCATCTATGTATCTTCACGAGAAGCACCCCGAGGATACTTTCACAGGGGTTGAGTCAACGGTTTATTTCCCCGAGGATGGATGCAAGATACATTGCCTTGTGTACGGCCTCAACGAGTCACAGTTCTCAGAGATACAGAAAATCCGCCGCAATATCTACGATTTCCGTGACTATATACGCGAGCAGAACCTGGCATATTCCCTCGCCCACGGAACCTACTCCGTCAACAACAGGCTGAAGATCGAACACCTTGAGAAGCTTGTCCTCCTGTTCGATGTCTTTGAGGGGATAAACGGCGGCAGGGGGAAACTGCACAACCAGACGTGGGTCAACGTACTAGAAGGGTTAACCCCGGAAAAGATAGACGAGCTGTACGACAAATACCGCATCGAGCCTTTCAGCACCAGTTCATGGATAAAGGGCTTCACCGGAGGTTCCGATGACCACGCAGGGCTTTTTCTCGGCAACACATACACTATAACAAAGGCGTCCACCCCCGAAGAGTTTATCAACAAACTCAGAACCAGACAGACGAGACACGCAGGGAACTACAGCAACTTCCATACACTCGCTTTCACAGTGTACAAGATCGCCTACGATTTCACCCAGCACAACAAGAACAAGGCGGCTGGTGCTGAGAGCCTGTTCAACAATATAACAAACCAGATATTCACCGACCGCAAGCCCACATTCATGGAAAGACTCCGCATGAAGGGTTTCAAGATAAAGAACAGGAACAGATCCAGAGATGCCAGCCGTGTGAGGGCTGAGCTTATTGAGCTTGTGGAAGAAGTTCGAGGCATATCCGATACAAATACGAACAAGAAGCTTGAAGTAGTTTACGACAAAGCGGCTAACATTGCCGATGAATACCTTAAGATGGCGATATCCGGTGTTAACCTTGATAAGAACAATTTCAAACTGGATGAACTACTTAAGAGCATAAACTCCGTTCTTCCCGGGATCTTCCTGAGCGTTCCTTTCTTCACATCCTTCACTCATATGTACAAAGACAGGGGCATTCTGGACGAACTCGAGAGACGATTCTCCATCAGAAGCGTAAACAACAAAAAACGTATCCTCTGGTTCACAGACACTATTAATGACCTAAACGGCGTATCGGTAACATTAAGAACCGTAGGAAGACTCGCCGCCGAGCAGGGATACGACCTTAAGCTCATCGGCTCACTTACCGATGATGAAGTAGATCACCGCCTTCCTGAAAACTTTGTGAATCTCAAACCCGTCCACGCCTTTAAACTGCCGTACTACGAAAAGCTTCTGGTTAAGATCCCCTCTGTGCTTAAGTCATTGGAGGACATCTACAACTTCGATCCTGATGAGGTCTACATATCAACACCCGGCCCTGTGGGCCTGCTCGGGCTTCTCGCATCGAAGCTGTTGAGCGTTAAGAGCTACGGCATATACCACACCGACTTCACCAAAGAGTGCTACGAGATCACTGGTAACGACTCCCTCAAAACCCTTGTGGAATCATACACTCGCTGGTTCTTCGATGCCGTAGTTGAGCTTAAGACAACCTCAAGGGAATACATGCTCTATATGGAGCGCAGGGGGATAAGCCGCGAGAAGATGAGCGTCTTTAACAGAGGGATCGACACACGCCTCTTCCGCCCTGTCAAGCGCGAAAAAACTGCGGATGACCCTTTTGTTATCGCCTATGCAGGGCGTATATCAAAGGATAAGAACCTCGAGTTCTACTTTGACCTCTGCAAAAGGATAAACGCACGCTTCGACAATATCCGCTTTGTCATGGCGGGTGACGGCCCGTTCATCGATGAAACGAAATCTGCAGCCAAGGAACTGGGCAATATGGAGATCCTTAACGAGATTGAGCACGACAGGATGCCCGAGATGTACGCCTCTTCGGATCTGTTTGTATTCCCCAGCAACACGGATACCTTCGGCATGGTTGTTCTGGAGGCTCAGGCTTGCGGAGTTCCAGCCGTCGTTTCCGATGAAGGTGGACCGAAGGAGATCATCAAGGATGGCGAAACCGGATTCGTCTGCACAGCTAATAATGTTGAGGAGTGGGAGGAGCGCATCAGCTCTCTCATAGAGATGGCCAGAACCAGTCCTGCGGAATATGAAAAATACTCCATAGCTGCCAGAGCAAGGGTTATGGAGGTCTTCAACTGGGATAAGGTACTGCAGGATATCTTCCTTAAAAAGAAGCCGGAGCTTAGCCAGGAAAACTCCGGAGAAAACGGAGAAGAACCGGGACGCAGGTTCTCGGTGGCATAA
- a CDS encoding GNAT family N-acetyltransferase — MNTLRGPRVRKAVGVIGSLSKNFRFRLRTYRPHVKINIDSRKYTVKTIENGQELSGVLKLRHEVFYRELLSKRRLRGKDIDKYDFQFDHLAVIEKSSGNVIGTYRLNCSLFNDKFYSAKEFDMDGIIAKPGTKIELGRACIHPDYRSGSTIAALWKGLGKYMAETGSSALFGCSSVKTTDNFTIALIHNYLMENNLADESLIAIPRGKFYTERYFKMLSMIQEKRFAPFRAAAENLVPPLLLSYLKAGGVVCGEPAFDKAFRCYDYLTFLELDSMEEGFRRKFTE; from the coding sequence ATGAACACCTTAAGAGGGCCCAGAGTTAGAAAAGCTGTCGGAGTTATAGGAAGTCTTTCAAAGAACTTCCGTTTTCGTCTTCGTACCTACAGACCCCACGTTAAAATCAATATCGATTCCCGGAAGTATACCGTTAAAACGATCGAGAACGGGCAGGAGCTCAGCGGGGTACTCAAGCTCCGTCACGAGGTTTTCTATCGTGAACTCCTTTCCAAGCGACGCCTTCGTGGGAAGGATATAGATAAATACGACTTCCAGTTTGATCACCTGGCTGTTATCGAGAAATCAAGCGGAAACGTTATCGGCACATACAGACTCAACTGTTCACTTTTTAATGATAAGTTCTATTCCGCCAAAGAGTTCGACATGGACGGCATTATCGCAAAGCCCGGCACAAAGATCGAGCTAGGCAGGGCATGCATACACCCTGACTATAGAAGCGGCTCAACCATAGCGGCACTCTGGAAAGGGCTTGGTAAATATATGGCGGAAACTGGTTCATCAGCACTTTTCGGGTGTTCCTCTGTTAAAACAACGGATAACTTCACCATAGCACTCATACATAACTACCTGATGGAGAACAATCTTGCGGATGAATCCCTCATAGCTATTCCCAGAGGGAAGTTCTATACCGAAAGATACTTCAAGATGCTCAGCATGATACAGGAGAAACGCTTCGCACCTTTCCGTGCGGCGGCGGAAAACCTTGTACCACCGCTTCTCCTCTCCTATCTCAAGGCAGGCGGTGTGGTATGCGGCGAGCCCGCTTTCGACAAGGCTTTCAGGTGCTACGACTACCTCACATTCCTCGAACTGGACAGCATGGAAGAAGGCTTCAGGAGAAAGTTTACAGAGTGA
- a CDS encoding lysophospholipid acyltransferase family protein, with the protein MIVKFLILIYMYTQRLLRSLVRDEDAKRRLSIGFTSIMCRLGLNALKVRTEVDNREGLHSEGGCLIVSNHMSYIDILLISSQRPAVFVSTKEVEEDPYTGTLAALGGTVFIERRSASRIREEIEMLAELMRKGFAVVIFPEGTTTNGENILPFRAPFIEAAKKAGVPVIPVCINYKTVNGERFSPKNRDLVCWYGDMEFEPHFNDLVKQKEITAQINVLNPVSSEGMRRKELGELLHRNISEIFVCN; encoded by the coding sequence GTGATTGTTAAGTTTCTCATCCTGATATACATGTACACCCAGAGGCTGCTAAGGAGCCTCGTGCGGGATGAAGATGCAAAAAGAAGATTATCCATAGGTTTTACAAGCATAATGTGCCGTCTTGGTCTGAATGCACTCAAGGTTCGTACAGAGGTTGATAACCGTGAGGGGCTCCACTCAGAAGGCGGCTGCTTGATCGTCTCCAACCATATGTCTTACATAGATATCCTGCTTATATCCTCACAGCGGCCGGCTGTGTTTGTCTCTACTAAAGAGGTGGAAGAGGACCCGTATACCGGTACACTCGCCGCACTAGGCGGAACAGTCTTCATTGAGAGAAGGAGCGCCTCACGTATACGTGAGGAGATTGAGATGCTGGCAGAGCTAATGCGAAAAGGCTTTGCCGTTGTCATCTTTCCCGAAGGAACCACTACCAATGGAGAGAATATACTCCCATTCCGTGCACCCTTCATTGAAGCAGCAAAAAAAGCGGGCGTGCCTGTAATACCTGTGTGCATAAACTATAAAACAGTGAATGGAGAAAGGTTTTCGCCAAAAAATCGCGACCTCGTATGCTGGTACGGAGATATGGAGTTTGAACCCCACTTCAATGACCTTGTTAAACAAAAGGAGATCACTGCCCAAATCAATGTCCTGAATCCAGTGAGCTCAGAAGGGATGCGTAGAAAAGAACTCGGTGAACTGCTACATCGAAATATTTCTGAAATCTTTGTATGTAATTAA
- a CDS encoding response regulator, which produces MSKAKVLLVDDDRGIIQFYSELLTSNDYEVSVAMDGEQALEELSKELPDLVLLDVNMPGKSGLDILKEIKIKNEQLPVFLLTAYEQYKRNFSSLYADEYLTKERKPELILKKVKEYTE; this is translated from the coding sequence ATGAGTAAAGCAAAGGTTCTGCTTGTGGATGATGACAGAGGGATTATCCAGTTCTACAGCGAGTTATTAACCTCTAACGACTATGAGGTTAGTGTAGCTATGGATGGCGAGCAGGCACTGGAGGAGCTGAGCAAAGAGCTGCCGGATCTTGTTCTTCTTGATGTGAATATGCCCGGTAAGAGCGGCCTTGATATACTCAAGGAGATAAAGATTAAGAACGAGCAGCTCCCTGTTTTCCTTCTCACAGCCTACGAGCAGTATAAGCGCAACTTTTCATCACTTTATGCAGATGAGTATTTAACAAAGGAACGCAAGCCGGAGTTAATACTTAAGAAGGTGAAGGAATACACTGAGTAG
- a CDS encoding sensor histidine kinase has translation MNISVTRIRVHVDGALHEKEFKGAPERFVSIAETDLYRVEIRYDAEEELKDAKHEVFCELASVYFEANKTYLYNHYLKGATLLEAIGNHSIDIVLGEVISNLIKPGNYERAAIFFLNEALMELRGVVFGQRGFEVDTTSLEFRSKKIKLNKKNILSDIMFFKRSDTIDLSKLDNWGPVEEFIDGEVTASSLGIGTRPTGVLMVKKDVFSPCDLDFVSLYASIISLSMEFTNIRSELERYRSSAREPASIDYISKDLVKMGKLAATVAHELKNPLVAIGGFAKRLASFCNDPRTENYVRMIQSEVGRLENLVSEILDYSKNVDLKFTLMNLKDVTDEITNLLREKFSVNMVHVSTDVEPGLKVLVDPDRFKQVLINIIINGIQAMPDGGDLKISAEHNEEKTILYIKDSGGGVALDDIEKIFEPFHTTKKDGTGLGLPLSKKIMTAHGGDIVVSNDESGAVFALILPRHGGIDE, from the coding sequence TTGAATATCAGTGTAACAAGGATCCGTGTTCACGTGGATGGTGCTCTCCATGAAAAAGAATTCAAAGGAGCCCCTGAGAGGTTCGTAAGCATTGCTGAAACCGATTTATATCGTGTTGAGATAAGGTACGATGCCGAAGAAGAGCTCAAGGACGCTAAGCATGAGGTATTCTGCGAGCTCGCCAGTGTTTACTTTGAGGCAAACAAAACCTATCTATACAACCATTACCTAAAAGGCGCAACGCTTCTCGAGGCGATCGGTAATCATAGCATAGACATTGTTCTTGGTGAGGTAATCTCTAATCTTATAAAACCCGGAAATTACGAAAGGGCTGCTATATTCTTCCTCAACGAGGCTCTTATGGAGCTGAGAGGGGTTGTTTTCGGACAAAGAGGGTTTGAGGTAGACACCACAAGCCTTGAGTTCCGCTCAAAGAAAATAAAGCTAAACAAGAAGAATATTCTTTCCGACATAATGTTCTTTAAACGTTCGGATACCATTGATCTTTCCAAACTTGATAACTGGGGACCCGTTGAGGAGTTTATCGATGGTGAAGTCACAGCCTCCTCATTGGGTATTGGGACAAGACCCACAGGGGTGCTCATGGTTAAAAAGGATGTTTTCAGCCCCTGTGATCTAGATTTTGTCTCGTTGTATGCCAGCATCATTTCACTCTCGATGGAGTTCACAAACATCCGCTCTGAGCTTGAAAGATATCGTAGCTCTGCAAGGGAACCTGCAAGTATCGATTATATCTCTAAGGATCTTGTGAAGATGGGTAAACTTGCCGCCACAGTTGCCCACGAGCTTAAGAATCCGCTTGTCGCCATAGGCGGCTTTGCAAAGAGGCTTGCCAGCTTCTGCAACGATCCGAGAACAGAGAACTACGTTCGCATGATCCAGTCTGAGGTTGGCAGGCTTGAAAACCTCGTCTCTGAAATCCTCGATTACTCAAAGAATGTGGATCTCAAGTTCACTCTGATGAATCTTAAGGATGTAACAGACGAGATAACAAACCTTCTCAGGGAAAAATTCAGCGTGAACATGGTACATGTATCGACGGATGTTGAGCCCGGTTTGAAGGTTCTTGTTGACCCCGACAGGTTTAAACAGGTGTTGATTAATATTATCATCAATGGTATTCAAGCTATGCCTGACGGCGGTGATTTAAAGATTTCTGCTGAACATAATGAAGAAAAAACTATATTGTATATAAAAGACAGCGGAGGGGGGGTAGCCCTTGATGATATCGAGAAGATATTCGAGCCCTTTCATACAACGAAGAAAGACGGAACTGGGCTGGGTCTTCCACTGTCAAAGAAGATAATGACTGCACATGGCGGCGATATTGTTGTCAGCAACGATGAGAGTGGTGCGGTTTTTGCCCTGATACTTCCGAGGCATGGAGGAATAGATGAGTAA
- the ppdK gene encoding pyruvate, phosphate dikinase: MSQKWVYFFGDGKAEGEGSDKELLGGKGAGLAEMTNIGIPVPPGFTITTGACVEYYNNDRNYPDGLEGQMEKAMEDLEKSTGKKFGDDEFPLLVSVRSGARVSMPGMMDTVLNLGLNDVSVDGLAKSSNNKRFAYDSYRRFIQMFGDVVLGISHNKFEKILRQMKQDKNVEIDTQLDAEDLAKLVEEFKKVVSMETGNPFPQEPKEQLKLAVNAVFDSWNNQRAKTYRKIHKIPHEWGTGVNVQAMVFGNMGDDCGTGVAFTRNPSTGEKEFFGEFLINAQGEDVVAGIRTPEPIKDLQDRMPEAFQQLEEVYRKLENHYKDVQDIEFTIERNKLFMLQTRTGKRTAAAAVKIAVDMVEEGFIDKETAVLRVAPDQVDQLLHPMIDESTSYEAVAKGLPASPGAAVGKAVFNAEIAESMREKGEDVILVRNETSPEDIGGMHASKGILTATGGMTSHAAVVARGMGKCCVAGCGSLDIDEKAKQFSVAGHTVKEGDWITINGTTGEVIIDKVPLVEPTLSGEFAKILAWSDEFRTLGVRTNADTPKDSATARDFGAQGIGLCRTEHMFFEAERIDAVREMILASCEEGRRRALAKVKPFQKEDFLGIFKAMAGLPVTIRLLDPPLHEFIPHTDEDIQRVADASGLQFEELKRKASELHEFNPMLGHRGCRLGITYPEIYEMQCEAIFEAACELGAEGQTVVPEIMIPLVGHEKELSELREMVERVAEESFEKAGRKVEYLVGTMIELPRAALTADEVAAHADFFSFGTNDLTQTTLGVSRDDSGRFLPLYVDKGIYSDDPFVSIDQSGVGQLVEMGVQKGRSVKKDLKTGICGEHGGDPESINFCQKTGLDYVSCSPFRVPVARLSAAHAALKNK; this comes from the coding sequence ATGTCACAAAAATGGGTATACTTCTTCGGCGACGGCAAGGCCGAAGGGGAGGGCTCCGATAAGGAGCTGTTAGGCGGAAAAGGTGCGGGTCTCGCCGAGATGACCAACATCGGAATCCCCGTCCCTCCCGGTTTCACTATTACCACCGGAGCCTGCGTTGAATATTACAACAACGACAGAAACTATCCAGACGGCCTTGAGGGCCAGATGGAAAAGGCGATGGAGGATCTTGAGAAAAGCACCGGGAAAAAGTTCGGTGACGATGAGTTTCCCCTCCTTGTCTCTGTCCGCTCCGGAGCAAGGGTTTCCATGCCCGGTATGATGGACACTGTCCTTAACCTCGGGCTTAACGATGTATCCGTTGATGGGCTTGCAAAGTCCTCAAACAACAAACGTTTTGCATACGATTCCTACAGAAGATTCATACAGATGTTCGGTGATGTTGTGCTGGGCATCAGCCATAATAAATTTGAGAAGATCCTCCGCCAGATGAAGCAGGATAAGAATGTGGAGATAGATACCCAGCTGGATGCGGAGGACCTCGCCAAGCTTGTTGAGGAGTTCAAGAAAGTTGTCTCCATGGAAACGGGGAATCCTTTTCCCCAGGAGCCGAAGGAGCAGCTGAAGCTTGCTGTTAATGCCGTATTCGACTCATGGAATAACCAGCGTGCCAAGACCTACAGGAAGATCCACAAGATACCCCACGAGTGGGGAACGGGTGTTAACGTTCAGGCTATGGTTTTCGGAAACATGGGGGATGACTGCGGAACAGGCGTTGCCTTCACAAGAAACCCCTCCACAGGCGAGAAGGAATTCTTCGGTGAATTCCTCATAAACGCCCAGGGTGAGGATGTCGTTGCTGGTATCCGTACCCCCGAACCGATAAAGGACCTGCAGGACAGAATGCCCGAAGCCTTTCAACAGCTTGAAGAGGTTTACCGCAAGCTGGAGAACCACTACAAGGATGTTCAGGATATAGAGTTTACCATAGAGAGAAATAAGCTCTTCATGCTCCAGACCAGAACGGGAAAACGAACAGCGGCCGCCGCTGTTAAGATAGCCGTTGATATGGTTGAGGAAGGCTTTATCGATAAGGAGACAGCCGTACTTCGTGTTGCTCCCGATCAGGTGGATCAACTTCTGCATCCCATGATCGATGAAAGCACCTCCTATGAGGCTGTTGCAAAAGGGCTCCCCGCATCACCCGGCGCTGCTGTGGGCAAGGCTGTGTTCAATGCGGAGATTGCCGAGAGCATGAGGGAAAAGGGTGAGGATGTTATCCTTGTCCGTAACGAGACAAGCCCCGAAGACATTGGCGGCATGCACGCCTCCAAGGGCATTCTTACAGCCACAGGCGGTATGACAAGCCACGCCGCAGTTGTTGCCAGAGGAATGGGTAAGTGCTGTGTTGCCGGATGCGGCTCTCTTGATATCGACGAAAAGGCTAAGCAGTTCAGCGTAGCCGGCCATACCGTTAAAGAGGGTGACTGGATCACTATAAACGGAACGACAGGCGAAGTGATAATCGACAAGGTTCCCCTTGTGGAGCCTACACTTTCGGGAGAGTTCGCCAAGATCCTCGCATGGTCGGATGAGTTCAGAACACTTGGCGTTCGCACCAACGCGGACACACCGAAGGATTCAGCCACTGCTAGGGATTTCGGAGCCCAAGGTATCGGCCTCTGCCGTACGGAGCACATGTTCTTCGAGGCGGAGCGTATCGACGCAGTTCGCGAGATGATCCTCGCCAGTTGTGAAGAGGGTCGCAGAAGAGCACTTGCCAAGGTGAAGCCCTTCCAGAAGGAGGACTTCCTCGGCATATTCAAGGCTATGGCCGGACTACCCGTCACAATCAGACTCCTTGACCCCCCGCTCCACGAGTTTATCCCCCACACAGATGAGGATATTCAGCGTGTGGCAGATGCCTCCGGCCTTCAGTTCGAGGAGCTTAAGAGGAAGGCGAGCGAACTCCATGAGTTTAACCCTATGCTCGGTCATAGAGGCTGCCGCCTCGGTATAACCTATCCCGAGATATACGAGATGCAGTGCGAGGCTATATTCGAGGCAGCCTGCGAACTCGGCGCAGAGGGGCAGACCGTTGTTCCCGAGATCATGATCCCCCTTGTGGGGCATGAGAAGGAGCTGAGCGAACTTCGTGAAATGGTTGAAAGAGTTGCAGAAGAGTCCTTCGAGAAGGCTGGAAGAAAGGTTGAGTACCTCGTGGGAACGATGATCGAGCTCCCCAGAGCCGCCCTTACAGCAGACGAAGTTGCGGCCCATGCGGACTTCTTCTCCTTCGGCACAAACGATCTCACGCAGACAACCCTTGGAGTCAGCAGGGATGATTCCGGCAGGTTCCTCCCCCTCTATGTGGACAAGGGGATCTACAGCGATGACCCCTTTGTATCCATAGACCAGAGCGGCGTTGGCCAGCTCGTTGAGATGGGAGTTCAGAAGGGGCGCTCCGTTAAGAAAGATCTTAAGACGGGAATCTGCGGTGAACACGGCGGTGACCCTGAATCAATAAACTTCTGCCAGAAAACAGGGCTAGACTATGTCAGCTGCTCACCTTTCAGAGTACCTGTTGCAAGGCTGTCCGCTGCCCATGCGGCATTGAAGAACAAATAG